From the Salarias fasciatus chromosome 5, fSalaFa1.1, whole genome shotgun sequence genome, the window TGAACAGATTAAACCAAGTAAATCATAAAATAGTAGTGctttcagttttaatcgcattgatcgcaatttaatcgcactgatcgcaattaatcgtgattaattcatggagaactgtcagcaattaacttttttaaagttgagattaattgcaatgaagaatctaatcctcataaatcagtcccaatgtcaggaaaaaacactattattatcctctagttcttttctttgacccaattggcagacctcaatggattaatcgcgattaaaattgacagcactataAAATAGTcaactttttaaattttctcAGCAGTTATATATAGCTAAACAGTCAGAACTATAGTGCCAATAAAACTAGCTGGTCTCACCTGGGCACTCTGCACTTGTGGGGACTGAATGACTGATGACTGTGCAGACTGGATCACCCCTTGAACCTGAAACTGACCCCCCGGCAGTTGTACAACCGCAACAGAAGAACCTCCAAGTGACAtctaaaaagttaaaaatcaatattaaaTTGACAAAGTACTGTTTATTAAGCATTAAAACACAATTCAGGTTCTGTCAACatgaaaagaacaacaaaattcTGATATTATTGAAAGCAAATTGAtacaacaagaacaagaaataCACTTATACACATTTAGACTGTCCCTGTCTTGTGTATTTAAAAGAATACTATGTAGTGTTCAGTGTTCCTTGTGAAcaaaaaattgaataaaaattaaattcatgtttcatttattcCTGAAACGTTGACATCAAAGCCATTTTATCACTGCTCCTCATGCTCTGGTTACTTTGGAAAACCAACactgatatttcattttcaattgTACAATATTATACTTAATCAGATTGAACATAATTAGGATCATAGTAATGTACATGTGATTTCATTCATACTGCAATGTGCAATGACGTGTGTCGTTTTGAGTTCATACGAGGTGAAAGCAGTGGCCTACTCAGATGCTTTGTCCTGGAATGTCAGGTCACCTAGTGACATATACCgaaaatacaaattaaataaaattgtaaGTTAACTGGTACTTGAACAAAATCAACAAGAACATTTTTTGTCTGAGGATTGCATATAACATTATGTAGCTGTACTGACAGGTCAACTGGAGACTTGTGTTTTTTAGTATGTAATTATGTAAGCACTACTCTGATAAAGATTTTCGTGGTACTGAGAAATCAGGGTTTCTGTTGGGCTATCTGAGAACAGAGTGCATGGTAGTAGAAACAGCCGGTGACTCAgtggcctgtttttttttccatagtaACAGAAGAAACAATTCAActccatcttttattttttcacagcGTTTAACAACCTGTGGCCGCATTATCAACTCCGCTGTGGCCTCCCGATTATTTATTATCAATAACCACTGATGGCGATCACTGTCAAACATGAACGCCATTAAATCACAGATTATTCAAGCGAACAACTGTTTCTTCAAAAGTCTAAAACGGACATGGCAACGAAGAGGCAACTTCCTCTTTGGTTCAGCCGCATTAGCCAACACAACTAACGTTAACGTGTAATTACGAAACACTGCTCGGCAAACAGTGAATTCTGTTTCATTTCTGTCGGTTATCGTTTTAAGTGCGACATTTAAACAGTGCGCGGCTACTTGTTGCAAAACGAGTCGATCAGAAGTTGGAACGAAAAACGCTCCGTTCGAATTCGAACGCTGGTTAAAGGTTCAGTAAAACTGGAGGCGAAACCCCGTTTAAAACGCGAAAAAACCCTCCGTTTCTGAGCCGCGCGCGAGACAAGTTTCGTTTCACCGATTCACGGGACGGACGAGCTTTTGTCTCAATGAGCAAATATGTGCAACTCTGTCACTGGCACGCAAGTTACCGCGTCAATAGACGTCAGCGATACGGGGAGCCATTAAGCTAACTACACCTTCCCTTTTCGTAAAGCGGCGAGGAGTTGACGGAGCAGGAGCTGCCGCCGCCATTACCGCCACAGCGGAGCGGACGGGCGGACGGGCGCAAAATTAACGCTGGCCTCAGCCATTATTTACCTTTCCAAACGCCGCGCAAGTGCTCCCGTTCACAGCGTGGACTTCGTGCAACTCGTGTATGAACTTTCAGTCGGGGAGCGGCCAGAGAAAAGTTACTTAGCAgcagtggctaacagctaaaaacacaaagatgtcagtttaaaaaaaaaaagagctgaccGCTTTTTCTCCAAAGGAAATGGGCGGAGCTTATATTGAACAGCTCATGACGCAACCGGGCTATTACGCGTTCTGATTGGTGGGAAAAgtttgataaaagaaaaaagaacttcACTTTCCTGGACTGTTTATTTCCAAACCTTGATTGTTTGGAATCATTTGCTGTTCCTGTGGTCTGTGTTGTGTACAGTGCACTGTTCTGTGTTAACAGTAAGTCAATAAATATGCAGAGACCTGAAATGATTAAATGCCTTTGTTTATTCTGTATTACTCATACATAAAGTATAAAACAAAgtacaacaaacaaaaatagaaaataagtgaaaaaaaaaattggactGGGTGTACCACctagatttttatttatttttaaccatGTGAGTTAAAATGCCTTCTGAGCATCAGATATTTATCAGTGGGCCACACCCTCTCAGAGTTAGATTACTTTTcaacaaataattaaaacacaACATACTAAAAGTGCATACGCAAAATAATGACAGAACTCAAGAGAAATGAATAGTTGTAAGAACACTACTGGTTAAATTTGATCAGTCCTGTTTTAATTGTTACAAAAATGTATACGCCTCGTGTTTATTTGTCCAGACTGTGCAAGCTTTGAAATTAAATTGCACTGTCGTTGGGATTGCATAGTGTGTAAGAGttttgacagagaaaaagagtGGAAACCAGAGGAAGCCCTTGTAGACTTCCAAGCAAAGCAGGCAGATGGCAGATGGACACCGGTTGCCAGTCCCCCCGTCTTTATGCTTGTTCGCTTTGCAGTAAATACAAGGAGATTCATTCTGACAAGTGCCTACATTTTACGGGTACTATTCACAGATTGCACCAAGGGACCGCCCGGTCCTTCCCTGTGTTATGAGTTTTGTTCCCTGAATATACAGTTTCTTACATATTTATCTCACCTGCTTCTGCCTTGAGATGAGCTGTGTCACAAGCCAATTTCCTCCTGTGCTCGGCTGAGTCATGCAAACATTCTGCTGCAAATGTAGGATGCAATGTTAAAGCTAAGATGAAGAGCTATTGGTATTCTTTCAGTGTGGAATAGACACTGGGAAAAAACCCAAATATCAATCTGAGTGATCTGTCAAATTAATCCCACTTCTAATGTAACATTAAAAGTGAGAATTTTAAGTCCACACAGCAGTTATCTACTGTAAGTACCAGTAGTGCAAAGTGCATTAATTCAACAATGATAATTCCTGCATACCATGGATGGTTAAAAGATCTTTCTGGAACTGTGTTTGGCATGACTGAATGTTATAATGGGAGAACTGTAAAAGTCTAAATACAACAATAAACTATTTACATGTTGAACATTAGGGGTTCATCACTGAAATACAGTATTATCCAGTACAAAGAAGCAAATCATTATGGCAAGGAGCACAGGGAAAGCACAAGATCTCAGGAAATCAAATACAGTCTACAAATACATCTTGATGCAAATCTAATGTTTTtacccttttctttttcacacatTATTTGTCTTTGCCGGTCGAAGATGTTTCAAATGTGGCTCAGCTTTGCATTCACAAGTGCGTCGAAGTCCAGTGATTGAATACAGAAAGTAATCCAGATACACAATGCCTCGCCTCTACTAACTACAATACCAACAACAAAGCTTTTGGAGCTCAAAGGAATTATTTACAGAGttgcacaaagacaaaaacacagttgaGACTTTGAGTGCCGAGAGGAAAAAAGGGCCAGACTCTTCATCGCTTGCTCTGTTACATAACACAAAACTGAGAGGGTCATGATCGCTCCGCGAGACGACATACGTACAGTGGTGATGGAATAGATGAACAGCTGTGGacctcctttttattttttaacaaaataaccTCCCCTGAAAACAGTCGTTGTATTGGTTTTAACCTTCTCCAccgacactttttttttaatagtggCCAATAGAAAAGGTTTCTGGTATTAACAGTGATAGCCCTCCAAATAAACTCTCAAAGCTCATCAAACTTAGCGTCATATATGCTCCTGAACCATTAGTTATAATGCCTCATTGttataataaaatagaatttttttttttgagaaagtgCAACGTTACATCTAACCTGACTAACAATGCTTTTATTAGTTATCTTTATTCATCGCTATGTAGATATTATCCCAAACACAAAAGTACTTTCAGAACTGTTAAATTCGTATTTACAATCTCCTCTCTGCTACTGTTATCATCTCCCAGCTCAGTTCACTATCCAGAAACCAACAACTGGGAGAAGGTGAGACAAGCCTTTATACAtttatacaaataaaaacatctatACATTAACGTTACAGTATCGAAAATACAAGGAGGCCCTCATAGGTACAGTACAGAATATGGCCTCTTTCCTTTAGTACTATGATCCCTTTGGGTATCTGTTAGGATTTCCACCACTAGTCAAACCCAATGCAGAATAACCAGCCATAATTAGGAAATATATTACAAATTATAAGATAGGAATGTATGGCTGAAGTTTTATAAGGCAGGAAATGTTATATTAGGGTAGGAAAATCTTTTTGGCGTCATtatcaagggaaaaaaaactatcttTCGAAGCAAGACATGCCGACTGAGGCCATCTGTTCATCCctaagttgtaaaaaaaaaaaaaaaaaaaaaaaaaagaccagggCACAAGCATCTGTGTGCGTTTGTTTGAAAGCTGCtcataaaaaatatttcaagttGTTGATTTAAGGTTTGTAACTGTGCAGACAGACAAGGTGACGTGTTTGTGGTCGTTATAGTGTAATAGCAGGGGCCTTCACAAAGACCTTATTATCCTATTTATTACAAAGTCGTCCAGTTATAGGTGCTATTTTGCCCTTTTATCAAAAAAGTGCAGCAGGGATTTTGCTTTTCTCTCCAATATGCGGTATTGCATTTCACATCTGTCCCATTTTAAACATCTTATCtataaaaacacagtgaacaaCTCCGAACATGGCAGATCCAATCACAGACATGCAGTGGCGAAGATATGCTGGTGTCACACAGGGCTCGGTGTTAGTACATGTGGCTCATGCTTTTTAACTTCACTCCCTCAGTCAAGGCTGGATGAATGTGCAGAAGACTGCGGACGGCGATGTCACGAAGCCCACAGAACCTCGCGCCGCTCACATGTTGTAAGCGACATAGATGGGATCCAGCTGGTCGGCCAGGAAGGAGTCGCGCAGATGCATGCGCTGCTTCTCCCCCCTGGAGTTGATGGGTATCACCCCCGGGTCCACGATCACCACCACACCCACGATGAGGTGGTGCTCCTCCAGGACCACGTTGGTTATCAGAGGCACCAGGTCCAGCGCGTCCTGCTCCGAGCCGCACAGCTCCgacaccaccaccagcaggttggtccatgtaaacacagcactgcgaggagaggagagagacgcaGAGTCCCACAGAGAGACCCGGTTAGCGGTGGCAGAGTgaaaggtcaggggtcacacaGGTGGAAGCTGAGTAGTTAAGAGTAGTTAGTTTTGACTTTATAAAACTGTATATATCCACAAATTCACTCACTTTATCTGAattatatccttttttttttaaaaaaaaaaatggccgctgATAATCTGCTGTAAGCTGAGATGTCAAAAGTGGAATATTACAAAGAACAAGTGTTGGGTGAGTCAGGTAATTTGCTTCAGATATTAGAAACATCCCCCACCTCTCAGCAATACTTCGGTGAGCTCGTGACACCGACGTTTCGATGTCGGTGGGATGGTAGCGCAAACCTCGCAGCTCCAAAGTCTCGTCCAGCGAGCCCACCACAAAGAGAGCGTCGTGGCGGTCTGGGCACAGGAGCACAGGGGATGTAAATTAAGTCAAGGGAAAAGTTAATCGGCCTCCTGTCGGACAACAAATGATAAAAGAGACGCAATAGATTTAAGAGCTTATTCACCTCCACTAGCGTCTAACAGCTCGGTCCTCTTCACGAAGCCCAGGTATCCGGTTCTGGCCCATAAGGTCTGCGGGTCCCCGAAGCTGAGCTTGGTGTTGAAGTGATCCGCCTGAAGACTCTCCTCTCCGTAGATGGTGTAGTAGCCACTGGCATTATGGGGGCTGTTGACCCAGATCTGACagacagaggaacacacacacacgcttttgTTTTGCTGGAGTCCCActgtgaggaggagtgtgtgttgttgttgtgttctcTCTTTCACCTCTCCAAGGTGAGAATCTCCGAGTGGGCCTCTGGTCTCTGGATTGACGATGATCACCCGAACACCTGGCAggatctgaaacacacaaataacCTGAATCCAGAGACACTGCGGGATAAACTagtaaaatatatttaactACACAATTCAGACACTGGATGTGAATACGTCTGAGGTTTCCCACCTTTCCTGACTCCATTAGAGGAAGACTCTGCGGGGCTCCTCTCTCCACCAGCCTCACTCTGAACGAACAAAAccacagataaaaaaaatttgtgaaaatattccAAATGAACGCTCAAATTACTGCATATATACAACATGTTGGTTCTGTTTATGATGTGATACATCTGCCTGGTATCGATGGCTGTTTTGTTTAGACTTCATCAGACCTCACAGAGTTCAAAGACTGATGTGTTCTCACCTGTCGTGACGCAGAGACTTCATGTCCACGTACACAGTGCACGGGTCCGGGCCGGTGGTGCCCTACAACACACAGAACGGCCGTTACTGGCTCCCACTGCAGGAATAAACCCAAGAGTGTTTCTCAGAGAGGCCGAGTGGGAGTACCTGCAGGCACACGGCCAGGTTCACCCTGGAGCCAAACGCGGTGCTGACGGCTCTGGACGAAAGCCCCAAGTCCTTAAACAGCTTGGAGAAGGAGTGTGAGAGGGCGAGGCGAGGGCGTTCCTCCGCGATCACCACACAGCTTCGCACGCACGACAGGTTCACACCGCGGGCCTGCAacgcgcccacacacacacacacaacacacacacacacacacagcggcgaTCAAACGCGTGGCTCACTGATTCATGCTTCTCTGTCGGTACGCGGAGTTCTCACCTTAAGAAGCTCGGTCTGTGTGCCCAGGCCTTTGGTGCAGAGCTCCATGACGGAGTAGGAGCAGAAGGTGTCTCTGATGCGGTACTGGCTGAGCGTGCTGAGCCACAGAGACAAGCAGCTCTCCAGCTCGAAGGGGGGAATCaggatggactggtgacctgagTAAACACTGCGAGGCCACAGAGATGAGGAGAAGGGGTcagtgcagcagagcaggagaaggCCGGAGACGCAGACTTCAGGCGGTTTACTGCACCTTGCGAGGCACCACAGCACGAAGCCCAGGCCGCAGTATGGATCCAGGCAGATGGCGATTTGGCGGGAGGAGTACAGCTCGCACTGAAGCTTTATGGAGCGACACAGTGCGCTGACCGCTGCGTGAGAGATCTggataaaaaatgaaaacattcagaatgTATTTTCTGGCAAGTTCGCCATAAATGGCTGCCAGTCGAAGTTTTCCAAAACCTCATTATTGCTTAATTAAGGTTAGTGTTTAAGTTCTCTATAATTAATGTCTGATTTGAGCTTTTTGGGAACAGGAAAGCTTGGCGGGTGTCACCTTGACACCGGTCAGCATGCCTGTAGTGGACACACTGAAGTCCAGATAGGCGATCATCTCTGCTGTGGGCGGCTTGTAGATCTGTGGAGGTCGGCGGCGAGGAAGGTCGTCTGAaaatgagagcagagcaggtttTACAGGAAACAAGAGCATTACAGAATTATAACCAACAATActgcacaaaaaataaatttatgggttttttttttgctcattatCTCATGTTGAGACAAGTTTCCAAAGCACTGACAAATTTACTGTTGGGCAGTTCTAATAAATAGCGGACTTCTTCTTCCAAACAGTTCACAATAAATGACACGAGCGTTTCCGACAGAACTGTCCACTTTATACAgcatcattacacacacaaacacacacacacacacacacacacacacacacacacacacacacacacacacacacacacacacacacacacacacacacacacacacacacacacacacacacacacacacacacacactgtgctgacTGCCCCTCAGTGCTAATGAGCCTTTTGGACTGTTCTGAATTTGCCTCCTGATAAATTCAGTAACTGGAAACAAAGTGAACTTAGTTCAGAGGacagttttctttgaatttcaaAGGTACAAAACATATTATTTATGTTTAATATAACCTGAAAAATTAGACAAAAAAGTCCTGAAATCAGGACATAGTCCTGGTTTGCGATGTGCTGCTGGTTTTAACTACAACCTGCCCCAGCCTGTTTAATCCAGCAATACATGTTTGCACCACAAGAGGGtgtattgaaaaaaaggatgagGAATAAAATGTATCTGTGCAGCACTGGACCTCAACATATATCATGGAGTGTTCATTTTACACAGCACAGTTTGATCTGAAAAGGTCTGGATCATTAAATAATTCCataataatatataaaaaaCTGCAACTGCACAGAGGATTTTTATTCTaccatttacattttcagacagaaaacatttgGCCAGTGAATACAAGTTAGTACCACTGTCACATATGGTCAGGATTCTTACCTGTGTCGATGATGGTCGGCCAGGTTTTGATGTTCACAGAGGCAGCAGCCTCTTTGGAGCGCAGGGTCCTCATGAGGTTTTGCGTCGTCAGGATACAAGCAGCTTTACTGACCTGGTGACGAACCACGAGCATCAATCATGTGAATATGAGGGCCGGCTATAAAGTATATCAAGGTAATATCGGCAAATTTTCATGTCAAAGTATTAATATCAAATGTGCTGCAAAGAATAAATCAAAGACCGAATGAGAACCTGCAGAAAAACCTcttaaaaaaagattcaaacagACAATATTGTGAAAAAACGAGCTCCTGCTTACATCAATGATCATGCGGACAGTGGGCAGCGTGGCTGCCAGGTTCTGAGGGTGCGGAGGCCTGACGTTCACGGGCACACACCCAGCGTAGAGACATCCGTAGAAGGCAGCGATCAAATCAATGCCTGAGAAAACACGGAGCGGCAGAGATCGGCatgagaggagaaggagaagcatcAGGGTGGATTTCTGTGTTTGCGGCGGTGAACCCACCCGGAGGGTAGAGCAGCACCACGTTCTCTCCGGTGTTGATGCTTCCTTTCTCCATGAGCGCCGCCGCTATCTTCTCTGCTCGCTTGTGAAGCTGGACGCAGGTCGCCGTGCCGACTGTTACCCCCTGACGGACGAGACGGAGGAACAGAACGCCGATAAGCACATCTGGACACTCGTTCACTGCTTTTAGAAATGCGTGAGAGAATAGAGAATAGAACAGAAGGTACCTTTGCGTTGAGGAGAACGTAGAGGACGTGGTCGGGGTCGGTCTGTGCCCTCCACTGGAGAGCTTCTGTCAAATACTGATGCTGTTTAttaaaatagacaaaaaaaaaaaaagtagaagcATGAACTAAAAACACCAAGAAGCGAACATTATTACAAACACATCCACGGGGGGCAAATACAGGAAGATGTGTTACGCTGATGGAACATCTTAACTCTAATAAAcctgaataataaaaaaaaagctctgctTAGAGATGCGCACTTTCATAAATAGCCGTCTTGAATAAATTACCGTTTGCCAATAAGCAAGCAACTGATGGAACACACTATGAGCCAATCCAGCTCTTAAAGTAATGGACAATAACTTAAAATGTGAAAGGTCCATCCGCAGATAAACAAGGGAGGCAGGAAGTGCATCACTAACAAAATTAAACTTGAAAACATGCACTTATGTTGCTTATATAGAAATGTAGCACAAGCACATAAATTAAAACCACAATACAGCGATTACAGCATGATCACAGTCAACACGGGTGTGGGGAACATGCCAGCCAGGCCGTCGCTCTTACCATCACAGTGGGCCACATACAGAGCTAAATCCAGGGACAGACGAgagcacagagagaggagagtccACAGGTTTCTATGAAACTGAGCTCCAGTTGAGCTTCTACCGCTGTGACCACAGCGGCAGGGGACAATCATCACATCTCACTATCTACCATCGTAACACACACGCCGAGAATACACTTTAAAAGGTATCAGGTTCAGTTAGTGGCTCGAAAGTTGCAAACCGATTATCAGAAACGTTGACTACCTTTCGGACGAGGTCCTGGTCCTCGATCATGCCGAGGTCCCTCCCAGCCGCCTGGGCGATCCTCTTCCCTGCCACCAGGTTGCCCACCATGACCGACGCAGGGCCCACGCCGACTGCCAGAGGAAACACTCAGTTCAGTCACTCCTGACCAACATGTTGTAGCCATAAAAATAAACCACGATTTGGTTGTAAaattttatataaatattaataatgacAGTTATCTGACTGAAACGCAGAGTTATAGTTTGGTCAACGCTTtcgagcgtgtgtgcgtgtgtgtgtgtgtgtcagactcacCTGGCTGCTTCTGGCGGGGCTTGGGCAGGTTGGTGACACAGGTGTGGGGGCACATCAGGATGTTACAGGGGTGCAGGCTGCCGTCCAGGAAGAACTGCTTGGTGTCGGAGATGTGGATGCCCCCCAGCGGCGTCTTGGGTAGAGTGTTGGCCGGGACCAGAGCCAGGCAGTAGAGGCCCACCTGGTGGATGCTGTCGATGGCCtgcaggagaaaacaaacatttcatttgagaTTTAATGATATTTATGAGTGCATAAAAGATTCTTTTAATAGGAAGCATGAAAAACACAcgaaggaggacgaggaggtgaTTTACCTGCAGCACTCGGCTCATCCACTGGAAGCTGTCTTCCTCGCTGGCGTCGGGCCTCTGCTCTGCCACGATCACCACCCTCTCATCGTAGAACACGgtgactgaaaacacagcgaTCCTGACCagcacaagcaaacacacattaTTCTTTTGTTAATCGCTCATCTGCTTCTAGCTTCACGTTCAGCTTCATGCCTGCTGCGTGTTTGTTGGAACATTTGCTGTGATTAAATCAGGATTCACGCTTAAAGAGGAAGTGGCCTCACCTTCCACGGTACACGGTCTTGACCGGCTCCACGGCCAGGGCGGTGGCCACCAGGTCGTCGGCGTTGTGCCTCCGCCCGCTCACCATCAGCAGACCCTCGATCTTCCCCACCACAAAGATCAAACTGCCCTgtaagggagggggagggggcacAATGCAGAAAGGTCACCATGCTGGAGGTGAGAGGAGAGCGAGTCGATCTCGCTCTGAAGAGACGGTCCGACTCACCGGGCCAACGAACCCCAGGAGTCCCGACCGTACGAAGGGGATCTCTCCGATGGGGACTCCGTTAGCGTTGACAGGGATGACCTGAACACAGACACGGGCAAAAGACAGAAGAGGTTAGAGGAAGAAGGTAGTGTGTGTCGTATACGAGGGGTTTCCCTCTGCTTCCACACCTCGAAGGTGTTCTTGGTGAGTCCGGGGAGGCCGTAGTACATGGTGCCTCCAGCACGGGAGTTGATGATTATCTCTCCTATCTCGTCTGTTTTGCACAGCTGTGGCGGACCGTCAGGCCGAACGATGCACATCAGAGctggaaaaaacacaacagcaacgtACAAAATGAGGAAAGTGACACTGAAGTTGCATTTAACATGTTGGTCCACTTTGAATATAGTATTAAAAGAGCTGAGACTTGCATGCTTTTTGGCACCAAAGCGTCAAAGTCTCGATTCTTTCCCGGCAGCAAATTGATGCCAttttgtttctgatgttttcttttttcaacccATGTGTCTCACCTCCAGGCATGACGTGTCCCACATCTTGCACAGTCAGGGCCGAGTTCTTGTCCTCCGTGTTGACCCTGATGACGCCGTGACTCAGACCCCCCATGGAGAGGATGGCTCGGGCGGGGAGGGGCGCCCCCGGGACTCCCGGCCTGCACACAGACGTCAGGCGTGTGTGAGCCATTTGCCTCCTCCATCAACCCAACTGCACCAGCAccgccatgtttttttttttttttttcccttctcagTCATTTGTGAAGGAGTTCGGTGGaacttttcagtaaaatacCTGCGAATAGCGACGGTCATGGCCTCGGGAGAGGTGGCGCAGGGACAGATGACCTCGGGCTTCAGCCCGTGAGACTGAAAGACGTTCAGGAAGGCATCGCAGGAGGACACCGACCCTGGACAGCCAGACACCGGCGGTTGAATACGTGTAATCTTTAAAGACACATCATGCTGGAGGACCACGCAGTACTCACAGGGGTTAGCACCATCTGCTACAATGAGCATCCGAAGTGAAGCCAGGCTGGTGTCTCTCTGGTCTCGATGGGCCATCATGGCCCAGTGCAGATCGCGGCACTTTACCAGAGCCACACGAGCTGCAACACAAGGAAGGAACCCATCATGTATCAAACACTGAAGTACTTTAAATGTGTCAATAGAAGCCAAGTCGAAAGGTCAGCAAGAACCACCTTTATGGATGTGAACCCTCTGAACCCAGGAGAGAGGACAGGCCTTCATGACGGCATAGGGAACGCTGATGGTGTGTATCCTGTTCATGACGGCctgcaaaacaaccacaaatgtTCAATATCAGGCTTGAGAAATTATAGGATAAAAGCAAGTTATCCTAACGT encodes:
- the dip2bb gene encoding disco-interacting protein 2 homolog B-A isoform X4, translating into MADRGVDLSALPKEVRDQLAELDLELSEGDITQKGYEKKRTKLLAPYIIQAPAPPPQNDVRPPAPSSSSHAAPPSSSSRYRERRSRRTHRSGGTRDDRYRSDIHTEAVQAALAKHKQEKMALPMPTKRRSTYVQSPINTRTPPDSSSGSEDESSARRQSSVAAPPPSHLQSPETWANRSAQGSSTSSSASSTLSHGEAKPGQGQPQPQPQYKPQYQPLYQPHHQPQYQPQHPPQNPPQHPPQHPNQHPPQQSRAAAVTDMLAQSRIAPSENSAPPPDVTAVAPPSRGPRVDLPSNAVVRGMSRGQSRSSMMETADARGNLQRVPVNSRVSTKIQQLLNTLKRPKRPPLSEFFTDDSEEIVEVPEPDPNTPKPEGRQIIPVKGEPLGVVSNWPPALQAALARWGATQGKSPALTALDITGKPLYTLTYGKLWSRSVKLAYTLLNKLGTKNEQILKPGDRVALVYPNSDPGMFWVAFYGCLLAEVIPVPIEVPLSRKDAGISQVGFLLGSCGVGLALTSEICLKGLPKTPTGEIMQYKGWPRLKWVITDSKYLTKPSKDWQPHIPTANTDPAYIEYKASKEGTVVGVAVSKVAMLTHCQALTQACNYCEGETLVNVLDFKKEMGLWHGVLTAVMNRIHTISVPYAVMKACPLSWVQRVHIHKARVALVKCRDLHWAMMAHRDQRDTSLASLRMLIVADGANPWSVSSCDAFLNVFQSHGLKPEVICPCATSPEAMTVAIRRPGVPGAPLPARAILSMGGLSHGVIRVNTEDKNSALTVQDVGHVMPGALMCIVRPDGPPQLCKTDEIGEIIINSRAGGTMYYGLPGLTKNTFEVIPVNANGVPIGEIPFVRSGLLGFVGPGSLIFVVGKIEGLLMVSGRRHNADDLVATALAVEPVKTVYRGRIAVFSVTVFYDERVVIVAEQRPDASEEDSFQWMSRVLQAIDSIHQVGLYCLALVPANTLPKTPLGGIHISDTKQFFLDGSLHPCNILMCPHTCVTNLPKPRQKQPVGVGPASVMVGNLVAGKRIAQAAGRDLGMIEDQDLVRKHQYLTEALQWRAQTDPDHVLYVLLNAKGVTVGTATCVQLHKRAEKIAAALMEKGSINTGENVVLLYPPGIDLIAAFYGCLYAGCVPVNVRPPHPQNLAATLPTVRMIIDVSKAACILTTQNLMRTLRSKEAAASVNIKTWPTIIDTDDLPRRRPPQIYKPPTAEMIAYLDFSVSTTGMLTGVKISHAAVSALCRSIKLQCELYSSRQIAICLDPYCGLGFVLWCLASVYSGHQSILIPPFELESCLSLWLSTLSQYRIRDTFCSYSVMELCTKGLGTQTELLKARGVNLSCVRSCVVIAEERPRLALSHSFSKLFKDLGLSSRAVSTAFGSRVNLAVCLQGTTGPDPCTVYVDMKSLRHDRVRLVERGAPQSLPLMESGKILPGVRVIIVNPETRGPLGDSHLGEIWVNSPHNASGYYTIYGEESLQADHFNTKLSFGDPQTLWARTGYLGFVKRTELLDASGDRHDALFVVGSLDETLELRGLRYHPTDIETSVSRAHRSIAESAVFTWTNLLVVVSELCGSEQDALDLVPLITNVVLEEHHLIVGVVVIVDPGVIPINSRGEKQRMHLRDSFLADQLDPIYVAYNM